Proteins from one Gammaproteobacteria bacterium genomic window:
- a CDS encoding Uma2 family endonuclease, translating to MSHPLRGSWVLEDFLVWEAHHPDRYEFIDGIIRMMVGGTLAHNTIGLNLATVLHTEFPDLRLEQSR from the coding sequence ATGTCCCATCCGCTGCGCGGCTCCTGGGTGCTCGAGGACTTTCTCGTCTGGGAGGCCCACCATCCGGATCGCTATGAATTCATCGATGGCATTATCCGGATGATGGTTGGCGGCACGCTTGCCCACAATACGATAGGGTTGAATCTGGCGACCGTGCTGCACACCGAATTTCCTGACCTTCGCCTTGAGCAGTCCCGTTGA